The sequence TCTTAAAGAAGGCAAGCCTATGCGTGCACTGTATATTTTGAGGGATAATCCTCATGCGTTAGTTGACCCTCTTTTACTGGCAACCCAAGGCCGTGTACTGATTCAAATTAACAAAATTCCAGAAGCAGTAAAAATGTTTGAGCGTAGTATACACCTTGCAAAACAAAACAAATTTCCTAAAAGCAGTAACAATTGGATTACGCAAAAAATATTAACCGTCAGCTATCTAGCAAATATTCACCATAGTCTTGCGGATTGCTATATTATGCTTAATGACTTTCATTTAGCAAAAAAACACTACCGTTCTGGTAATTACCGGGTCTTTGATGTGTCCCTTTGGCGTCATTGCCCATCAGTTCAGTTAGATTCCACAAAAAACCACAAAAATACTAAATAGTTCTCCTTTCTTTTCCCTTTTGTTTTCAATCCTTACTCCCTATTCCAACAGCTTTCTCGGATAGAATTCTCTATAATAAGGATAATACTTATAGGTTGTTCCAATATTGGACAAGACTTACCGCAAGTACTGAAATGGAGGGTGAAAAATGCTGTCAACTCATGCTAGTGAAATTCTGGGATTCATCCGTGATTTTGAAGCATCCTCTCGTGATTATCTCCTCTCCAAAGGCTTGAGTGAAAACGAGATGAAGAATGCCTATCTGGACTTCCAGTGGAACTTTCTACATACAATTCTCAAGAAACATTAGTAGGCAGTTGTAATAATACAAGGATTTTCTTTTAATAAGACAAAATGAGCTTTAAAATAATCAAGAGCCTTCACAGAAGGCTCTTGATTATTTTATTTAGGATAGATAAATTTATAAAATTTGATGATAAACAGAAGTTATCTGAAAAAGGATGCTTTATATAACCGTTGATAACGTTGCAGTGCACGGATAGCTGTCAAAGCTGTAGTTATAGGTTCTTCATAATTCCATCCTTTTGCATAGATCCCTCGATAAGACGGTGTAAAAGAGCCATTGCTGTTCTGTTCCGAGAGGAGATTTTTAATTCCACTTTCTAGAACTCTCAAGGGAACATTTCTTGAAAAACGCCATAGCCCTGCGATTGTCAAACCAGTTTCCACAACAGAGCCCCAGCTCCCATCCAACTTCTGTGATTCCACTAGATACTCTAGCCCCTTTTTCCTGGCTCCTATAACATGACGTGCAGTATTCCATCGTTCCCAACTGAACTTCCACTTACTTAACAATTCCATAGCCTGAGCTGTGCTATAAATTGAGCCCTCAAACCAAGATGCGGGAAAAGCCCCTTGGTCGTTCTGCTGTGCCAAAATCCAATTAAGCCCCTTCCAGATTTTTTCCTCTTGTGCACGCGAACTTCGCCATAAGGCTTCTAACACATGAATACTTACGTCTACACTGGAAATATAAACTGGAAATTCCGAGCAAACATTAGGTGGTATACCTTGGAAACTGGGAAATGTACTCCAACTCCCGTCAGGGTTTTGTAAACTCTCCAGTAGGTTTACTCCAAGGTTATTCCTTTCACCAACTACCTGATGTAAACCAATCAGAGCAACTGCCGTATCATCTAAATCCGGATGAGTGTATGGAGGGGTACTACCATAACTGCCATCTGTATTTTGAGCTCTTTGCAACCAGCTGACTGCTTCTTCAAGCCAAGGGATTTCTGAAAAGTTCTGAGCTACTTCCCCAAAGACACTTACTGCCCATCCGACTGACCATACTTTTAGTTGGTCAAAAGCAGCCCATCCTCCACTTGGATATTGTTTCTTTACCAACCACCTCCCAGCTTTTTGAGTTTGTTCTATATACATTCCCTTGCTCACTAAGGCTAGAATTGACATACTGGTCGCAATTATATCTTCGGCCCAAGAACCGTCCGACATTTGGCTATTGATAAGGTATTGGATCCCCTTTTGAATTCCAGCTTGAGAGTTTGAGGCCAGTAGCGAGGCAGCTATCACCACAGATCTTCCATAAAGGGGTAGTCTTGTTAATACCCTATCCTCGAGAATGGTAGGAAGCATTATTTCCTCAGGCGTAGGCCCCTCCAATCCCGGAATAACTCTTTGTCCAAGGGATAAAATCACGTGAGAAAATCTCTTGGCTTGTGAAAGAAGTTTAATCTTAGCTTTCCATCCGCCTTCACTTCCCTGCAGAACCATCCGAACTATTTGGGTAATCTCTTCATCAGGTTCATCACCGGGGAATTTCCCCCACCCTCCTTGATTTTGCTGCTTTAACCACTGTATTCCACGCAGTTGAGCGTTTTCAAATCCTCTTCCCACCGCCAGAAGGGCCAGCGCCGCCAAGGCTGTAGCCCCTTGGCTTGGAGAGACACTGTGCAATTCATCAAGTTTTCCTGACAGTATCTGATTCACACCTTCAGATACATATTTCCTAGCAAGGTCAAGACTCTCTTGGACTTCGTATTTTAAATCCATAGAATTCTCTCCGTCTTCATATTTAGCAAATGCCATAGTATTAACTATGAAAAGAAGAGAAATTCCGTTCCATTCAAAATGCCGAACTCTTAGTTCGGCATTTTGAATG comes from Desulfosporosinus meridiei DSM 13257 and encodes:
- a CDS encoding tetratricopeptide repeat protein; its protein translation is MSSIQYDPEILYVQKLYFFLYLATISILIALIIIVYVDLRSGLYSLAVGFGLSYIGMVMKKNFNPPGKRLSAQRMAHTISQDSSPLSIAGFASQLYYYFHEPTQAISILEKFLSSQDPLLCMTLGDILLKEGKPMRALYILRDNPHALVDPLLLATQGRVLIQINKIPEAVKMFERSIHLAKQNKFPKSSNNWITQKILTVSYLANIHHSLADCYIMLNDFHLAKKHYRSGNYRVFDVSLWRHCPSVQLDSTKNHKNTK
- a CDS encoding prenyltransferase/squalene oxidase repeat-containing protein; this translates as MDLKYEVQESLDLARKYVSEGVNQILSGKLDELHSVSPSQGATALAALALLAVGRGFENAQLRGIQWLKQQNQGGWGKFPGDEPDEEITQIVRMVLQGSEGGWKAKIKLLSQAKRFSHVILSLGQRVIPGLEGPTPEEIMLPTILEDRVLTRLPLYGRSVVIAASLLASNSQAGIQKGIQYLINSQMSDGSWAEDIIATSMSILALVSKGMYIEQTQKAGRWLVKKQYPSGGWAAFDQLKVWSVGWAVSVFGEVAQNFSEIPWLEEAVSWLQRAQNTDGSYGSTPPYTHPDLDDTAVALIGLHQVVGERNNLGVNLLESLQNPDGSWSTFPSFQGIPPNVCSEFPVYISSVDVSIHVLEALWRSSRAQEEKIWKGLNWILAQQNDQGAFPASWFEGSIYSTAQAMELLSKWKFSWERWNTARHVIGARKKGLEYLVESQKLDGSWGSVVETGLTIAGLWRFSRNVPLRVLESGIKNLLSEQNSNGSFTPSYRGIYAKGWNYEEPITTALTAIRALQRYQRLYKASFFR